From the genome of Geobacter sp. SVR, one region includes:
- a CDS encoding chloride channel protein: MHDIFKTTLTRQARLSAHVWQRRMVFWGGAVVVGFTAVLFSLGSEYANRLFQRLPGYSPYLPLLVTPLGLTLIVALTRRFFPGSEGSGIPQSMGAIALTNHADRTKVLSLRIACGKIGLTMVGLLVGASVGREGPTVQIGSAIMYSLSRFARFSRLEVERGLILAGGAAGIAAAFNTPLAGIVFAIEELSRSFEERTSGNTMTAVVIAGVVSLGCMGNYSYFGHTSISLPLNLSWMAAVICGLAGGLAGGMFSLILISVAAKGLPGRAGSIMKESPVLFAGICGLLLALIGLASGGHTYGTGYAEARGIIEGTDNLPPSYAIMKMLATLVSYLSGIPGGIFAPSLAIGAGFGDNLAGIMPIAPVSAVVILGMVAYFAGVVQAPITAFVIVMEMTDNHTMILPLMAASFIACAISRRICPKPLYRTMAEGFISRIKSPG; the protein is encoded by the coding sequence ATGCATGACATCTTCAAAACGACTCTGACCCGGCAGGCGCGTCTTTCCGCCCATGTCTGGCAGCGCCGCATGGTCTTTTGGGGAGGCGCCGTGGTGGTCGGCTTCACCGCGGTCCTCTTTTCCCTTGGCAGCGAATATGCCAATCGCCTGTTTCAGCGCCTGCCGGGATACTCCCCCTATCTGCCGCTCCTGGTCACCCCGCTCGGTCTGACGCTGATCGTTGCCCTGACCCGGCGGTTTTTCCCCGGCTCGGAGGGGAGCGGCATCCCGCAGAGCATGGGGGCCATTGCCCTGACGAACCATGCTGACCGGACGAAGGTGCTTTCTCTGCGGATCGCATGCGGCAAGATCGGCCTGACCATGGTCGGGCTGCTGGTGGGGGCCTCGGTGGGGCGCGAAGGCCCTACCGTGCAGATCGGCTCGGCCATCATGTATTCCCTGTCGCGTTTTGCCCGTTTTTCGCGCCTGGAAGTGGAGCGGGGATTGATCCTGGCGGGAGGGGCCGCCGGCATAGCCGCGGCCTTCAATACCCCCCTGGCGGGGATTGTCTTTGCCATCGAGGAGCTGAGCCGCTCCTTCGAGGAACGCACCAGCGGCAACACCATGACGGCGGTCGTGATCGCCGGTGTCGTTTCCCTGGGCTGCATGGGCAACTACAGCTATTTCGGGCACACCTCCATTTCCCTGCCTCTCAATCTGAGCTGGATGGCGGCGGTCATCTGCGGCCTTGCGGGAGGACTGGCAGGGGGCATGTTCAGCCTCATACTGATCAGTGTTGCGGCCAAGGGGCTGCCCGGCAGGGCCGGCAGCATCATGAAAGAATCGCCGGTGCTGTTTGCCGGCATCTGCGGCCTGCTGCTGGCGCTGATCGGCCTTGCGTCCGGCGGCCATACCTATGGCACCGGGTATGCGGAGGCCCGCGGGATTATCGAGGGGACGGACAATCTCCCGCCCAGCTACGCCATCATGAAGATGCTGGCCACGCTGGTCTCGTATCTGAGCGGAATCCCGGGAGGGATTTTTGCTCCTTCCCTGGCGATCGGAGCCGGTTTCGGCGACAATCTGGCCGGGATCATGCCGATCGCGCCGGTCAGCGCCGTGGTGATCCTGGGGATGGTCGCCTATTTTGCCGGCGTTGTGCAGGCTCCCATCACCGCCTTCGTGATCGTCATGGAGATGACCGACAATCACACCATGATCCTGCCGCTCATGGCGGCGTCGTTCATTGCCTGCGCGATTTCCCGGAGAATCTGTCCAAAGCCGCTGTACCGGACCATGGCGGAAGGTTTCATATCGCGCATAAAGTCGCCCGGCTGA
- a CDS encoding MarR family winged helix-turn-helix transcriptional regulator: MKQEIGAVTGVIDNLRRLFQAINEYSKEAERSTGLTGPQLWALKILAGSAPLRVSSLARRMCLRPPTVVGILDRLEAKGLVRRSPSREDRRVVELELTEQGRALVAQAPEVAQDMLIKGLDELSDEQFICVEQGMGLMVALLGAEQLVPQPLHS; the protein is encoded by the coding sequence ATGAAGCAGGAAATCGGAGCGGTCACAGGGGTAATCGACAACCTGCGGCGGCTGTTTCAGGCCATCAATGAGTATTCGAAAGAGGCCGAGCGCTCGACCGGCCTGACCGGGCCCCAGCTCTGGGCCCTGAAGATTCTGGCCGGCTCCGCTCCGTTGCGGGTTTCCAGCCTGGCCCGCAGGATGTGCCTGCGCCCGCCCACGGTCGTGGGGATCCTCGATCGCCTGGAGGCGAAAGGGCTGGTACGGCGCAGCCCCTCCCGGGAGGACCGTCGGGTAGTGGAGCTTGAACTCACCGAACAGGGCAGGGCCCTGGTGGCGCAAGCTCCCGAAGTGGCCCAGGACATGTTGATAAAAGGGCTGGATGAATTGTCGGACGAACAGTTTATCTGCGTCGAGCAGGGCATGGGGCTGATGGTGGCGCTGCTCGGAGCGGAGCAGCTTGTCCCGCAGCCACTCCACAGTTGA
- a CDS encoding trehalose-6-phosphate synthase, translating into MDVRKVTSSLRSLHLSLRFVIPLAIALGLLAYAVVPLVDGLTLRWAVRDMDIRSRLISNTLQEPLADLLQKDARARINALLLRVTKDERLLAVGISDEAGTFLYRTAAFPPALSGRVPEEKTGKDPAHLIRLPQGPVHVAVYPLELEEGMPPRSLVLVHDMSFMERRSEATRKYIIALFAVMGVVISVITVFVAHLSWRGWMEGVRAMLRGEGILKPFASQHEVGSELQPLVGDLRALLRSLDAERRFADDATITWSPDSLKNLLHKQLVGERIIVVSNREPYIHDKKEGRIQVHRPASGLVTAVEPVMRACSGTWIAHGGGAADRETVDRHDRVMVPPHKPEYNLRRIWMSREEENGYYYGFANEGLWPLCHIAHVRPIFRTSDWKQYVKINQRFADAVVKEADNDDPVVLVQDYHFALLPAMIRKALPKATIITFWHIPWPNPESFGICPWREELLKGMLGSTILGFHTPYHCKNFLETVDRYLETRIEHESSTISRRGQLTMVESYPISIQWPPPWQGTLPPIGQTCREVREALGGAPGDHLLGIGVDRMDYTKGILERFAAVERMLELHPELAGRFSFVQIAAPSRSALEEYQTFEARVHALAERINSRFGRPERPAIILKAEHHEPEEVNRYYRAAQVCLVTSLHDGMNLVAKEYVAARDDERGVLVLSQFTGAAHELHEALIVNPYHVEQTAEALYQALVMPEYEQQERMRSMRALVRDFNVYRWAGRMLLDASRVRQREKLALRINSNLTS; encoded by the coding sequence ATGGATGTAAGAAAAGTGACCTCGTCGCTCCGCTCTCTGCACCTTTCCCTCCGTTTCGTGATTCCGCTCGCCATTGCCCTGGGCCTGCTGGCCTATGCCGTAGTGCCGCTGGTGGACGGCCTGACCCTGCGCTGGGCCGTGCGGGACATGGACATCCGCTCGCGCCTGATCAGCAACACCCTGCAGGAACCGCTGGCCGACCTGCTGCAGAAGGACGCACGTGCGCGGATCAATGCGCTCCTGTTGCGGGTAACCAAGGACGAACGGCTTCTGGCCGTGGGGATCAGCGACGAGGCCGGAACGTTCCTCTATCGCACCGCAGCCTTTCCCCCGGCGCTTTCCGGCAGGGTGCCGGAGGAAAAAACGGGCAAGGACCCCGCCCACCTGATCCGTCTTCCCCAGGGGCCGGTGCATGTGGCCGTGTACCCGCTGGAACTGGAGGAGGGTATGCCGCCCCGCTCCCTGGTGCTGGTGCACGACATGAGCTTCATGGAGCGCCGCAGCGAGGCCACGCGCAAGTACATCATCGCGCTGTTTGCCGTCATGGGGGTCGTGATCTCCGTCATCACCGTCTTTGTAGCCCATCTGAGCTGGCGGGGATGGATGGAGGGGGTCAGGGCCATGCTGCGCGGGGAGGGGATTCTCAAGCCGTTTGCCAGTCAGCATGAGGTCGGTTCCGAGCTTCAGCCGCTGGTAGGGGATCTGCGAGCCCTGCTGCGCAGCCTCGATGCGGAGCGGCGCTTTGCCGACGACGCCACCATCACCTGGAGCCCGGACAGTCTCAAGAACCTGCTGCACAAGCAGTTGGTGGGAGAGCGGATCATCGTGGTCTCGAACCGCGAACCCTACATCCACGACAAAAAAGAGGGCCGGATCCAGGTGCATCGGCCGGCCAGCGGTCTGGTGACCGCGGTGGAGCCGGTCATGCGGGCCTGCTCCGGCACCTGGATCGCCCATGGTGGCGGGGCGGCCGACCGGGAAACCGTGGACCGGCACGACCGGGTCATGGTCCCGCCCCACAAGCCGGAATACAACCTGCGCCGGATCTGGATGAGCAGGGAGGAGGAAAACGGCTACTACTACGGGTTTGCCAACGAGGGGCTCTGGCCGCTCTGCCATATCGCCCATGTGCGCCCGATCTTCCGCACCAGCGACTGGAAACAGTACGTGAAGATCAACCAGCGCTTTGCCGATGCCGTGGTCAAGGAGGCGGACAACGACGATCCCGTGGTGCTGGTGCAGGATTACCACTTTGCCCTGCTGCCCGCCATGATCCGCAAGGCCCTTCCCAAGGCCACCATCATCACCTTCTGGCACATCCCCTGGCCCAATCCCGAATCGTTCGGCATCTGCCCCTGGCGCGAAGAGCTGTTGAAGGGGATGCTGGGCAGCACCATCCTCGGCTTCCACACCCCCTATCACTGCAAGAACTTCCTGGAGACCGTGGACCGCTACCTCGAAACCCGCATCGAGCACGAATCATCCACCATCTCCCGCAGGGGACAACTGACCATGGTGGAGAGCTACCCGATCTCGATCCAGTGGCCCCCACCCTGGCAGGGGACGCTGCCGCCGATCGGACAGACGTGCCGGGAGGTGCGGGAGGCCCTGGGTGGGGCTCCCGGCGATCACCTGCTGGGGATCGGGGTTGACCGGATGGATTACACCAAGGGGATTCTGGAGCGTTTTGCCGCGGTGGAGCGCATGCTGGAGCTGCATCCGGAACTGGCGGGGCGCTTCAGCTTCGTGCAGATCGCCGCCCCCAGCCGCTCGGCCCTGGAGGAGTACCAAACCTTCGAGGCCCGGGTGCACGCCCTGGCGGAACGGATCAACAGCCGCTTCGGCCGTCCGGAGCGACCGGCCATCATCCTGAAGGCCGAGCATCACGAACCGGAAGAGGTCAACCGCTATTACCGCGCCGCGCAGGTCTGCCTGGTTACCAGTCTGCACGACGGCATGAACCTGGTGGCCAAGGAGTATGTGGCGGCCCGGGACGACGAACGCGGGGTGCTGGTGCTGAGCCAGTTCACCGGTGCGGCCCATGAACTGCACGAGGCCTTGATCGTCAATCCCTATCACGTGGAGCAGACCGCGGAAGCGCTGTATCAGGCGCTCGTCATGCCGGAGTACGAGCAGCAGGAACGGATGCGCAGCATGCGCGCCCTGGTGCGGGATTTCAACGTCTACCGCTGGGCCGGCCGCATGCTGCTGGACGCCAGCCGGGTGCGCCAGCGCGAGAAACTGGCACTGCGGATCAACAGCAACCTGACAAGCTGA
- a CDS encoding heavy metal translocating P-type ATPase has product MEYRILHETRDRLRLGLAVPRRPAVDGARMEAVFHGIAGLHRVSFSPRTGTILLRHDGRASTREALLSLASSASCPGSRRPRPLTELEHKKKVVVRSGSLLLLRPLIPPVLRPALALYGALPIFRKGMAALGRRELNVDVLDASAISAAMATRDLLTASVISFLLKLGEYLEEWARGHSRRLLAEMLHCEDEWAWVVRDGEEVCVPVEDVRTGETVVVRMGAQIPVDGRVLEGEALVNQSSLTGESMPLFRCAGSTVYAGTAVEEGLLRIRAEQIGSATRVARMVGIIEQGEALKAECQSKSEQMADKVVPWSFLLSGLTFAATGSPARAAAVLLVDYSCAIKLSTPLAILASLARAVRSGVLIKGGKFLERLAEADAFVLDKTGTLTDAAPQVAEVVAFNGFERQFVLRQAACVEEHFPHPVATAVVHRAADEGLIHSEEHAEVEYVLAHGIVSRLHGTRILVGSRHFVHEDEGVDVTVAEPHVAAFAGQGYSVLYVAMAGKLAGLIAIHDPLRAEASTFLALLRKEGIEKIVMLTGDSEATAAAIAGRLGIEEFHAQALPDRKVEIVRDLQRQGYIVAMVGDGINDSPALSHADVGISLKHGADIAREACDVLLVEGNLTNLLEARTVAREGMELVHSNYRTIIAVNSLALAMAITGIMPPVLSAAMHNASTIGVGLKALKPLRRRAQ; this is encoded by the coding sequence ATGGAATACCGCATCCTCCATGAAACCAGAGACCGTCTCAGGCTGGGGCTCGCGGTACCTCGCCGCCCCGCGGTGGATGGCGCGCGCATGGAGGCTGTTTTTCACGGTATCGCCGGGCTGCACAGGGTTTCCTTCAGTCCGCGCACCGGCACCATTCTGTTGCGCCATGACGGCAGGGCTTCCACCCGGGAGGCCCTGTTGTCCTTGGCATCATCCGCCTCCTGTCCCGGTTCGAGGCGCCCCCGTCCGCTGACCGAGCTGGAACACAAGAAAAAGGTTGTTGTCCGCTCCGGCAGTCTGCTGCTCCTGAGGCCGCTGATTCCCCCGGTCCTGCGGCCGGCCCTGGCCCTGTACGGCGCTTTGCCCATATTCCGTAAAGGCATGGCCGCACTGGGCAGGCGGGAGCTGAATGTAGATGTGCTCGATGCATCCGCCATCAGTGCAGCCATGGCAACCCGGGATTTACTGACCGCCTCGGTCATCTCGTTTCTTCTGAAACTGGGAGAATATCTGGAAGAGTGGGCCAGGGGCCATTCCCGCCGGCTCTTGGCCGAAATGCTCCATTGCGAGGATGAGTGGGCCTGGGTCGTCAGGGACGGGGAGGAGGTCTGCGTACCCGTTGAGGATGTCCGGACCGGGGAAACCGTGGTGGTGCGCATGGGCGCACAGATTCCGGTCGACGGCCGGGTGCTGGAAGGGGAGGCCCTGGTCAACCAGTCCAGCCTGACCGGCGAGAGCATGCCGCTCTTCCGGTGCGCAGGCTCGACGGTCTATGCCGGCACGGCAGTGGAGGAGGGGCTGCTGCGTATCAGGGCCGAACAGATCGGCTCCGCCACGAGGGTTGCCAGAATGGTAGGCATCATCGAACAGGGGGAGGCACTCAAGGCGGAATGCCAGAGCAAGAGCGAGCAGATGGCCGACAAAGTGGTGCCCTGGTCGTTCCTGCTGAGCGGCCTCACCTTTGCAGCTACCGGCAGTCCGGCCCGAGCGGCTGCGGTGTTGCTGGTGGATTACTCCTGTGCCATCAAGCTTTCAACTCCTCTGGCGATCCTGGCGTCGCTGGCCCGCGCCGTCCGGTCGGGGGTCCTGATCAAGGGGGGCAAATTTCTGGAGCGCTTGGCTGAGGCCGATGCCTTTGTGCTGGACAAGACCGGCACCCTTACCGATGCCGCACCCCAGGTGGCGGAGGTGGTGGCCTTCAACGGCTTTGAGCGCCAGTTCGTCCTGCGTCAGGCCGCCTGTGTGGAGGAGCACTTTCCTCATCCGGTGGCCACTGCCGTGGTGCATCGGGCGGCTGACGAGGGGCTGATCCACTCCGAAGAACATGCCGAGGTGGAGTACGTGCTGGCCCACGGCATCGTCTCCCGGCTGCACGGTACCCGCATCCTGGTGGGAAGCCGCCATTTCGTGCACGAGGACGAAGGGGTGGACGTTACCGTGGCCGAACCCCACGTGGCTGCCTTTGCCGGACAGGGATACTCGGTACTCTATGTGGCCATGGCCGGCAAACTGGCCGGTCTGATCGCCATTCACGACCCGCTGCGAGCCGAGGCCTCGACGTTTCTCGCCCTGTTGCGGAAAGAGGGGATCGAAAAGATCGTCATGCTGACCGGCGACAGCGAGGCCACTGCCGCCGCCATTGCCGGCCGGCTCGGCATCGAGGAGTTCCATGCCCAGGCCCTGCCGGACCGGAAGGTCGAGATCGTGCGGGACCTGCAGCGGCAGGGATACATTGTGGCCATGGTGGGAGACGGCATCAACGACTCCCCGGCCCTGTCCCACGCCGATGTGGGGATCTCCCTGAAGCATGGGGCCGACATTGCCCGCGAGGCATGCGACGTGCTCCTGGTGGAGGGAAACCTGACCAACCTTCTGGAGGCCCGCACGGTCGCCCGGGAGGGGATGGAACTTGTCCACTCCAACTACCGTACCATCATTGCCGTCAATTCCCTGGCCCTGGCCATGGCCATAACCGGCATCATGCCGCCGGTCCTTTCGGCGGCGATGCACAACGCCAGTACCATCGGCGTGGGGCTGAAGGCCCTGAAACCACTGCGTCGCCGGGCGCAGTGA